GACGTGGGCAACAACCACAGACGGGCACGGTGACTGCAGTGCGGGCGGCAACAACGACGTGTGGCCATAGATGGAGCGGCAGAGGCGGAGCTAGCACGGTAGCCGGTGGTCGCATGGGAGGCTGACGATGCTCGCTAAGGTGGCCTGAGACGAGCGCGCAAAGGGCCGGCGGATCTAGCGTGGTGGTCGGAGATGAGCACGGGAGAGGTGGATCTCGTGCTCAAGGACCCGACGGAGCTTGCACAGGGGCCGCCTTGGATGCGCAGGGTGTAGCGGCCGACGGATCTCACGTAGGGGGCAGTGGAGCTCACGGCGACGAGTGGGAGGCGGAGCTCACGGCGTCGAGCATGGTGGTGGTGTGAATCCACTCGGTCTTGAGGCGACACGAATGGGTGGCTGGCCAAGCCTGGCTTCCTAGAAACGACCGCTCGACTCGTTTCCAGCAAGCCAGCCTCTTCCGCCTGGAGCCTGGCTTAGCACTTATGCAGCCATCCAAACACAAAAAAGTTGTAGAGCCTTTTATGccagtgccattaaaaaagatggcctAATCGTCAATGCCCCTACAAAGTTGGGTCTATCACTGCCGTCCCTGGGTTTAGAAACTTCTTTCGCCCAAGCCATTCTGTCGCCTCTCCGCTTGTTTTTCCCCGTGAGGGAggcctgacatgtggggtcgggcaTGGGAAATGACCTAGTTGCCCATGGGTATAGAGACAAAATAGGTCTCCGTGTTGACCGGTATTGACCGCTCTCACTCTCCCCATCTCGCTCGATTCCTCCTCTGTCCCCATCCCCCAAGCCCTAGTGGCGATAGGACAGTCACTggctgcggcggtggcggcggggagAGAAGAAATCGATCCCTCATTCCTAAGCCTCGGCTGCAACGAAGATAACGTTGCTCATCCTATACATTGGCGGCCCATGGAGGCGAACACGGCGACGGCCGACCGACCTTCCTGGTTCCGAGAAGGGTGAGTTCTATTTTTCCCCCTTGCTTGCTTGTTCATGGTGATTGTGGACAGTTAGGTCTAAGTGTGTTATGTGTGAATGTGTGATTGCTGCCTTTTGTGATCGTTGTTGTTCATCTATATGATGGATCCAAATAGTAGCTACAACATAGAATTTCGGATTGTTGCTGAAAATACTCATGCGTCGTGGTTTAGCTTGAACGAAGTTGTGGATGCTGATGTTGCAAACTACTCAAATGTGGTGTCTGGCATTGTGGATAAGTATCCTAGGCGTTATGGGGATGTTTTCAGTCTGTTTTACTGGTGCCATGACATAAAGATGAACATCCCCTTGACCAATGACCAGCAGTTACTTGAGATGTTTGCCAAAAATAAAGCTAGCAAGTGTTGTTACATGACTTTAGCCAACCATAAACCCAACACTGACCCTCCTGTCATTCCTTCTTGGGATACCACTGCTAAGCAATCTGTTGAACCCACCATAACTCCTTCCATGTCTTGTCCTAGCTTTGCAGAACCAAGTCAAACAAACAGTGAAAATGTAGATGATGCAGTCCTTGCAAACCCAAACCCAGAGAATGAGTatgtgggtgttgatgaggaagggtTGTACATTGACCTTGGTCCACAGCACCCACCACCTCCACAACCTCAGTCTCAGCCTCAACCTACCAGCACACAAAATGAGTGCCCAAGTCCTGATAGAGCTGCATGCAATGAAAGTGACAGTGGTGATAGAGTTGTTTCTGATGATAGTCCTGATAGAGCTGtttctgatgatgactatgaaATTGACCCTGATGACTTAGATGAAATGGTGAAAGACCATGAGCCTAATCTGATGGCACCAACTGATTATGACAGAAACAACCCCTCTATGGCTGTAGGCAGTATGTTTGCAGACATGTTTCAATTTAAGATGGCTTTAGCTACTCATGCTGCAATAAGAGAGAATCGATATTTCATTCAAAAGAGTGATACAGGAAGGTACAGAGTGTACTGCCACTAGAGGAATGATGGTTGCCCCTAGAGAATCCATACATCAACCATGAGGGATGGTAAAACAATTCAGGTGATATATATGTTCATTAGTATTTAGCATTGTTCTTTGTTCATATTTAACATAGTCTATTGCCTTAACTTTGATGATTTGATTCACAGGTAAAGGTGAACCCAGCTAGCCATGACTGTCAGAGCAAGAGGAGGACTGGAGTCCCTATTGGCTGCACCCAGTACTAGGTTTGTGAGAAAGTTATGGACTGGATCAAAGAAGATGGAACTTTGGGTACTACTGAAttgatcaagaaactcaaggaacaTTTCAAGGTGGAGATGCCCTACATGAGAGTGTACAATGGTAAGAATCTTGCCATTGATAAGATTTATGGTCCATGGGACAAAAGTTTTGACAACTTGTATAGATTTAAGACACAGATTGAGAGTGAGAGTCCTGGGTCATTGGTTGCGATTGATAACCACATAATCAACAACAAGCTAAGGTTCAATAGGTTCTTTTTTGTAATGAAAGCTTGTGTTGATGGTTTCCTTAGGGGTTGTAGACCTTACTTGGCAGTAGATAGCACATTCTTGTATGGAAGGTTCAGGGGACAGTTATGCATAGCATGTGCAGTTGATGGTCACAACTGGATGTACCCAGTTGCTGTAGATATCATAGACTGAAACAAATAAGAATTGGGTTTGGTTCATGGAGAGGCTGAAGGATGCAATAGGCACCCTAGATGGTCTGACAATAAGCACAGACTATGGACAGGCTATAATGCATGGGGTTAGTGAGGTTTTTCCATAGGCTGAGCACAGAGAGTGCATGTACCACCTTGTGTAGAACTTTAAGAAGAGGTACAATGGCAAAATATTTGTTGATCATTTATGGGCATCCTCTTATTCTTGGACTAGGTACATGTTTGATAAGCATTACAATGCTATGGCTAGAGCCAAACCAGAGAGTATGAAGTACCTACAAGAAACTCATAAGAAGTTGTGGAGTAGGAGCCAGTATGGAGTACAGAGCAAGGTTGACTATGTGACCAACAATTTAGCTGAGTCCTTCAATAATTGGataaagaaagaaaagggcaagCATTTAGATGATTTGATGGATACCATTAGACAGAAGATGctaattaaataaaataacaggAAAAAAGTTGCAAAGAAGTTTGAAGGCAAGATCCTACCCCACATTGTGCAGAAGTTGAGGGAGGACAGCTTCAACCTAGACATTGATGTCATTACAGAGAATGATGGAGTAGCAGAAGTTTGTGCAAAGGGGAGCAGTGATACAACATTTAGGTTTGTGGTGAACTTAAAGGAGAGAACCTATGTTTGCAGGGTTTGGCAAGGAACAGGAATACCATGCAAGCATGCAATTGCATACATCACTTTCATTCCTGGATAGAAGCTAGAGGACTATGTGGATGACTGCTATTCAGTGGAGAGGTTCAGAGCTGCATATGATGGTGTGATCCCATCCATTCCAGACAAGTCTATGTGGCCCAAAGCCACACATGGCTTTTTTATGCATCCTCCATTATTGAAGTCCACGGcaggaagaaggaagaacagaCACAAAGGAGCATTAGAAGGAGGAAGCAGTAGGAAGACAAAGAGGCATGAGTGCCCTATATACCATCAGTTGGGGCACCACTGGTACACTTGCAAGAATGGTGATCCAGCAGACATTGCTGCAATGAAACTGGAAAGGTAAGCATTTCTTGAGTCATCTTGCAAATTTTTCTAATATGGTGTCCTAACTGCTGTTTTCTGCTAACTGCAGGGGTTAGccaaagaagaagctaaagaaagCTACTGCAGCCAACACAGAGACAAGTATTGTGGTGGCCACACCTGCTGCAGGGATGGTTTTCCCTCCAAATGAGGCTGTGGACAATGCTGTTACCAAGAAAAGGAAGAGAAAGGCCTCATCCACATCTACAAGTGCATCAACATCTCAGAAGCAATTTTCTAGCCGGTATGATAGTCATTCCTCTCCCTGTCATGTTTTCAATTTTCTAACTGTGGATAATGTTTTGAATGTGTGTTTACTTCTTCAAGATCTGGAACTGGATCAAATGATCCTGTTCCTATCCAAGCTGTGCACCTGGCACCTTACCATGGCCCAGCTGAAGCCACAACTGAAGCCACAGCTGAAGCCACAACTGAAGCCACAGACAGTGCCACAGTGATGGCATCACTGAATGAGCAGAGAAGCAGCCAGGTTGTCAGTCCAAGGAGGAGGAAGATTGGTCTCAAGAAGAAGCTCACTCCAAAGAAGGTTGCTACTTCCACTCCACAGGGTGCAGCTGACCCATCGAGCCCAGCAGCAAATACCAGAGGTAGGAAAAAGCTTCATCTTGATTAAAAAACAGGTGACTCAGCTAGGTGACTCAACTCTTGTCCTTTTGAAACAACTCATGTTGGAGAACACCCATCTTTTGTGAACTTATGCCTGTCATGTTAACATTATGTTGAACTTATGCCTATGATGTGAACTGATGACTGTGTTGTGAACTTATGGCTGTGTTGAAATACTATGTTGAACTTATGCCTGTGCAATGTTGGTATCATCAGTTTGGTCAAATGAAATGTTCACCATAAATTAGCACTGTTGTGTGGTCTGCAATGACATTCCAACATTGATTCATTCATTGATACATCATTGTTCATTCATACATGCATATAGATGAGCACAGCCAAACACACAAACACACACCTACTTCTTCATTATTGCATACAAGGCAAGAAAGATGGCAACAAAGACTAGCTTCTCGATCCATTTTAACTGCTGCATAACCCCATCAGCTCTGTCTTCCACTCCACCTCTAGCAGCATCCTGGGTAGCTTCATGGATGATGGGCAAATGAGCTGGATCTGTAGTAGGTCCTGCTGCAACTAGCTACAGAGCCACTGGAGCTGCAATTTGTGCAGGAGTGACATCCATCTCATCCTCCCACTGATAGAACTGGCAACCTCCAGCCTGAGCACAAAATGGTCACCAGATTGTAGGAACCAAGCACTTGAGAAGTAGGAACAAACAAGAACATGACTAATGAACAAAGACATACCGAGAAGTATGGACACTTGTGGAAGACACGCTTGGTGTTCTTGCCGGTCATCGAGGTGAATCGATTGGCAAGCACCCTATAGTTGGGGCAAAACACCTGCCTGGTGAGTCACCTCTCATAGCTACTGATTGAAGCTTCAGACATGGTGAGTGTTGAGAGAAGTGAGTGGTGAAGAAATGGTGAGTGTTGAGAGAAGTGAGTGGTTAAGAAATGAGGAGTGCACTGCCTAGGGGAGCCAGGGTCATTTTGGCGCCAAAGCCAACAAGATTGGCGCCAAAACCCACCTGAATGGCGCCAAGAGGCTAGGTCCTGGGAGTGACATAGAAAAAACACACAAGTTTTCAGTCATCCTCTTACTCCCAGTGGCATTCAAGTCTTTTTCCACCTCCGTTACCCACCGTTAGTAGCTACAATGGACGGAATGGCTTGGGCGAAAGAAGTTTCTAAACCCAGGGAGGGCAGTGATAAACCCAACTTTGTAGGGGCATTGACGATTaggccatcttttttaatggcactggCGTAAAAGGCCCAAAGTTGTATCGTGGAAACCCCCTAAACTACTGAATCAAACGCACCCATAAAATATAAGATAAGACAGCACCTCTAAGCTCTACAGGAAATAGATTTAACaatatatctaatgatactagttatattatatactttaaatactaatattttttcaatcaaagttaaatatctttgactCCTCGGAATGCAAGAATGACACATTTTGGAACAGAGCAACCTTGTAGTACAAATAAATATTCAACACATTTGCAACAAAGGAGTAGGTTAATGTAATAGGTAAGTTTTTCTTGCATGAGAATGAATAAAAGGAGACTCTTAATAGCAGCGAAAAcaaggaataaattcatatccaAATTCGTACCGCTGCGCATTAAGTAGGTTAATTCACAAACCAACGCAATACATTGAGCATGAGCGCATGACATAAGGGTCACGTTCGCTTAGAGGAATTTTGGATGAATCTGGAAGAATtttggatgaatctggaggaatttgtgagaggaaaatactgttccggatgaaaaaaaaaaaaacagatcaaatcagatttaagggcacgcgaacgggccaAAGGTTCTCGCAAGCTGGCCACGGCAACCGAAACTGAAAGTAACGGTGACTAATCTATTCAGGTTACAGTCACCACAATTAGTGGCTAAAGCATCCCATCGGTACGATACTGTCGTAGGCTGAATTTTCACAACATTAGACTAAGGAACCTTACAGCAGAAAGATCTATACTGGATTTGGTCTTTGATCCCAACGGATAGTATGAAAATTCAGTTTTGCAGAAAAATCTATATGAGATTTGCATGCTTGCTGGCGTGCTACTTCTTTTGATTTCATACTATTCTGAAAATTACAGTAGATTCAGACTGACAGAACATTTAGGTCCATTCAGCCTGtttgcttggtcgtaaacgatcataaatttacCCGCCAACGCAATACATTGAGCATGAGCGCATGACACAAGGTTCATGCAAGCTGGCCGCGGCAACTGAAAAGTAACGGTGACTAAACTATTCAGATTACAGTGAGACCACAATTGGTGGCTAAAGCATCCCATTGGTACTGTGGTAAGAACTGCAGCCTTCAAGTTTCTGCAAAACTGAATTTTCAAAACATTAGAGTAAGGAACCTTACAGCAGAGAAATCTATACGAGATTTGGTGTTTGATCACAACGGATATTATGAAATCAACAGCACGTCACCAAGCACGCAAGGTAACTCTGAAAATTACATTAGATTCAGACCGACAAAACGTTTCGGTCCGTTATTCTTCACAGTACAGTAGTTGTAGTTGATGAGCACATGGATTTGGGCATCACAGGTACTGAATTAAACATAAGAATTTCAGACTGCAGTAATCACAACCGAGAAACAAGGCATCCGCAGATCAGTCAGTAGCAACTTCAACtgagggtgcgtttagatccaaaaaattttggattttggctcactgtagcatttcgtttgtatttggtaattagtgtctaattatggactaattagattcaaaagtttcgtctcgcgatttctcaaccaactgtgtaattagtttttttttccgtctacatttagtactccatgcatgtgccgcaagattcgatgtgacagttactatgcaaatttttttggcaactaaacaggGTAGAAACAAAATCAACAACAAAAATAGGCAGCTTTCATTCACCAAACTTCACCTGACAAACCATCCACCACAGAACCTAAACCTAACCAACCATAGACAAGACAAGACGCCAATAATGCTGCTAATCGACGAAACTTGAACGGCGGAGCGCCTTCATGTCGAAGCATGGTTTCGAACCAGAGACAGAGAGAAGCCTGCAACCGCCGCCGCCTAGAACTCCTGGGACGCGGATCCGATGTCGGCCTTGCCCTTGCCGCCGGCCTTCTTGGGCAGCAGCGTCTGGTGGATGTTGGGCAGCACCCCGCCGGCGGCAATGGTGACGGCGCCGAGCAGCTTGCTGAGCTCCTCGTCGTTGCGCACGGCGAGCTGGATGTGGCGCGGCACGATGCGGTTCTTCTTGTTGTCGCGCGCCGCGTTGCCCGCCAGCTCCAGCACCTGCAAGCAAGCAAGCGATTACGGGCGGCGCACGAGCACGGCAAGGATTCAGCAATCATCCGAACGGATTCGCGGAAGGGAGGAGGGGGGAGAAAGAAATGGATTGGGGGCAATTACCTCCGCGGCGAGGTACTCGAGGACGGCGGAGAGGTAGACGggcgcgccgccgccgacgcgctcGGCGTACTTGCCGGTCTTAAGGTAGCGCGCGATGCGGCCGACGGGGAACTGCAGCCCGGCCTTGGTCGACCGCGTCACGGCCTTGGTGCCCTTGGGcttgcctctgccgccgccggaACTCATATTCGCCTCTTGTCTTCCTCCCAGACTAGTCTCTCCTCTCGTCGGACGGAATCACTggtgtggtggcggtggtggatttggGATTTTGGGTGGGAGTGTAATGGGAGCGGAGGCGGCGGGGTTATGTAGACGCCGCGGTGGATGACTGGCGGAGCGGGCGGGGCGCGGATCGCTGACGTGGAGGAGGCCAGGGCCGTCGGATCGGGGAGCGGGCGGGCGCGCGCGCGGGATCTCTCGCGTCTGGACGGGGGGGAGGGAAATCAATTCGTTTCGGCTTGGCGGTTGGACCAtgtttaggccctgtttagttgctaAAAAATTTTacatagtaactgtcacatcgaatcttgcggcacatgcatggagtactaaatatagacgaaaaaaaaactaattacacagttggtcgagaaatagcgagacgaaacttttgatcctaattagtccataattagacactaattaccaaatacaaacgaaatgctacagtgagccaaaatccaaaaaaaattggatctaaacgcacccttagtTGCCGAGGGAATCGGCGCCGCCGGATTTCCTGGCTTCACTGTAGGTACAGtaacgttttgtttttatttggtaacaattgtccaatcgttgactaattaggctcaaaacgttcgtctcgcaaagtagaaccaaactgtgcaattagtttttgatttcgtcaacatatagtactccatgcatataccgtaaatttgatatgacggggaatcttcttttttgcATAATGCTAAATTCTGGAAAGCCGCCTGTGATTCCGGTTCCCCCCATTTTGGCATTTTGATGATGAGGCGCCGCGCACGCACGCACGTGCCTGCTTGGCCCTTTAGTTTCTCTAAACTCCTAAAAAGTGTattatataaaaagaagattcctcatcacatcaaatttacggtatatgcatggagtactaaatgtagacgaaatcaaaaactaattgcacagtttgctttaactttgcgagacgaatcttttgagcctaattagtcaatgtttgaacaataattcacaaatacaaacgaaatactacaatAAAAAATCTTCACTATACAAAGTTTGTCTGCGCAAACTTTGCCCAACTAAACACCGCCTTGGGCTGGGCCCTGGGCCTGAATGGACCCGACTGGTGATCGATTGCAGAGTGACGCTAAGGCCCCTTTCTGGTTGATGAAGTTGCAGCATCAGTATCGTCGTACTTTTTTATTTCCCTTTTTAAACTTCAAAATGGCGTCTTACTCTTATCCTATGACCACTCAAAACCGTTTAGATTTTCTTTAACCTGATTTAAAGTGGTTTCAAGGGCGGTTTTCTCCTTTTTGAGCAAAAATGATGTAGATGTTTGATAAAGTTTTTAAACCGCACAAATTGCTACTGAGTTTCTAAAAATCCTGATATGGATCCTTTAGATAGATTGGACGATAAATCACAATAAAATATCTCTAGAAACTTTCAAGAATAAGATTTAGATCTATAAAATGgggaaaatatgtagaaaaaataTAGAAAGTTCACAAACCACTATAATGGGTGTCTAAAAACGTTTTTAAAATGGCAAACTCACAACAATATATTAGATGACATTTTTCTGTAAAAAGTTTGTAAAAATGTTTAGATATCCATTAAATGTTTTGGGACTTTTCTCGATTATTTTGGATATTTTCCATTTTCCTAGTGTCAAATGTATTTTTTAAGCTTCTAGAGATATTTTCATGAGCTCTAGATATTTTGGGGGTGTGGGTTTCTAGTCCCAACCTATCTCTACGATCTTTCTCGATTTTTTCAGAATGTTAGAGGCATTTTCCATGGTTTATAAATCTTATCAAGTATTTATTAGATTTTTATTACCTAAAAAGGATAAAACCGCCTTCAAACCCACTTCAATTCAAAGCAGGGATATAAAATTGAATGGCTTTTAGAGTTCATGAGCAAGATGTCTGGTTCTAGAGTTCGAGGAGGAAAATTAGACATGATGATAGTTTAGGAAATTAAAATGGACTTTTTCCAAGTTGTAGATGACACGTGCATGTGGATGTGGGGAGGCCTGGCTGGCTTTCATATGGGTTTGTGAGGCTCTCTTAAGGCTCGTTTGGTGGGGTTTACCGGGGACTCTTGCTCCTCTAGTGTATCTCGTTCTATTACCGTGTGTTTGGTTTTAGGGACGAAGTGGGATGGGATGGGACGGACCTGGGATGAACTGTGTTTGGTTGGGAGGCCAGTAGGGTCGAGGACATCCCGCATGCGAATATACCCATCAGATGCAGGGTGTCCCCGTCCCCAGAAATTTCATAGACGGGGACGCCCCAGGTGGGACGAGCCGCTGGCTGGCGactgcgaggaagaagaggaggtgaCGCCGGTCCGGTTGCGGCGGCGAAAGGGCTCCTATTGCAGCGGCGCGAGGGGCTGTGCGTGGCGGTGTGAGGGCGCGCAGGGACGGGTGATGGGGCCGCACGGGACGGGGGTGAGATGAGCGAGCGGCGGCCTCCGATGGATGGGGGAGGACGGGGGCGAGGCTGCGGCCTCTAGAGGCCGGTAGAGCGCGGGCGAGCAGGCGGCTGGGAGAGGGTGGAGCCGTAGAAATTCCCTCAGAGCGCGGCCAGAAATTCCGCCCGAAAATTCTGGtggggaggaagaaaagaaaaaaacagaaaaaataaGCTGACAATTGGACTCCACGTGTCAGTGGGTGATCCCACTTTGTGATGTCCCAAACCAAACAGAAAATGGGTTTGTCCCCTCCCTCTTCAACCAAACAGAAACTGGAGTCGTCCCGTCCTCGTCTCATCCTAGAAACTAGAGACGGGAGCGTCCCACCCCACCTTGACTTCCAACCAAACGCTACCTTGGCGAAAAATGACAAGGGCAGTTATAGTTGGAGCCATTCGAACTCTGGCCAAATAAGGCATTTGTAATtgtttgaaaaataaaaaaaaatatggttgTGCCAGTGTTTCCTATTTGCGTCATCATCGCCACGCGAGCTGCTAGGTGGATCTAGTCACGCCCGCACCACCGTGACTCGCCCTAGGATGCACCATGCCAACTAGATCTGCCTTGCCCTTGCCATGGAGGACAAAGGGCCGTCCTGGATCTGCAGCGCCAACATGGGAGTAGAAGGAGGGAGCGACGGTGTTGGGGAGGAGGAGGGGCCAACCTAGATCTAGAGCGCCCGTGGGAGAGGAGGAGGGGCCGACGGTtttggggaggaggaggaggcaccgaCCCTGATTTGGAGTGTCCATgggggagaaggaggaaggggcgaCAATGCTGGGTAGGACGAGGGACCTCCCAGATCTTGAGTGtccgtgggggaggaggaggcagCGGTGGCGTTGGGCAAAGGCACGGGTGGGGGAGAAAGGAGGGGGCGACGGTGTTGGGGAGGAGGAGGGACCGCCTAGATCTGGAGCAtccgtgggggaggaggaggcgaCAGTGGCGTTGGGCGAAGGCACGGGCAGGGGGGAGGAGGGGGCGACGAAGTTATAGGGAAGGAGGGGCACAAGAAGGGGGCGGTGAGGGGACGGAGAGAGAGAGCGGCTATGGGCCAAGAGGGAGAGTGGGGAGAGAGGGGGGTGGCGACTGTGCCAGGGTTTGttgtatatatataaaagtagAGTTGGGAAAAATGGTTTCTATAGAGTAGTGTTAATTTGGGAGGGAGTAGCAAGTCTGATGGTAGTAGGCTTTAGAAATATTATATACTACTAATAATAGTTACTCATACATTAAAAAATATAAGACGTTTTAACTTTCTTAGACACATTGTTTTTATTATATGTGTGTAGGCATAGTGTATAACGAAAAACTAtagccatgttcgcttctcttataatccattcttttcagcttatttttcagccggaacagtgtttttctctcacaacaaatcagtcgaaacaatgtttcggcttgtttttttagtgaagcgaacggagccatgtATCcagaaaaaataaaacatcttataatttggattgGAGGGAGTagtatgctaaatttagcaacAAGAGATCCAAACATGGAGTGCCAATGTCTAGTTTTTTAGTTAACCTTTGTACCTAGGAATCTATTAGCAAGAGAGTTTTTTTAATTAGTAATTGCTAAGTATTTAGCAAGGTGACTACTGAATAAGGGATGCAACTATGACCATGATCTCGACGGGATTAACACACAGCCAGCAATTTCCTGGTCAATTCATTCATCTGACTTTTGACAGCTCCACATCTACTGTATATATGAACAGAAGAGTAATGTACTGTATATATGAACAGCAGAGTAATGTACTaccatgaggacgtacaacagcAAGAACCAATCcaaggtaaaaaaaaaacacctccagttatacatgtatatatgtatgtatactaATTACCACCCAGTAGTGACCCACTCCCCTAAATATAATCTATACCTactaataaagaggcaaaatttcttatCACAAAAATTTTTCATCCAACTTTATCTCTATTGGGATTCTGTTTTTTTGTCTAGCGTATCcgtatatttttttttctcttttttctctttttcttctttcctgTATTCACGTTGGGCCCGTCCGCCCAACGTGAGAGTAATGTACTGTATATATGAACAGCAGAGTAATGTACTaccatgaggacgtacaacagcAAGAACCAATCCAAGGTAAAAAAAAACACCTCCAgttatacatgtatatatgtatgtatactaATTACCACCCAGTAGTGACCCACTCCCCTAAATATAATCTATACCTactaataaagaggcaaaatttcttatCACAAAATTTTTTCATCCAACTTTATCTCTATTGGGATTCTGTTTTTTTGTCTAGCGTATCcgtatatttttttttctcttttttctctttttcttctttcctgTATTCTCGTTGGGCCCGTCCGCCTCTCTTCGTGCTAGAAATCCGGCCCACTCGTAGGCACGCGCAAGCGCACACCCCTGTCCATTGCATGCGTGCGCGCAGCGAAGAAGCAGCAGCCCCGTGTGTGCCTCACTCCATTGGCGATGACATCATGCTTATGTCAAGCCTAAATAAGTCCATTTCttttagaaaaataaatcaaGATATACCATCTAAATATAAATGTAAATATAAATAAAAGACATCCTTAGCCATCCGTCCTAAGATCTATGCCCACGATTAAAAGAACCCATAACCCTCTTTCGGTGGACATGGTCCGTGGTGGACTGCACCCTCATCCCCCCGCTGGTCCACGACCCGTGGACTGAGTGCGCAACAGAGTGTTTGCAATCTAGCCCCTCCCTGTATTCTATATGCACATACTAAGCTATTCTTTGAGTCTGGTAGAACCAGCCAACAACCTCTGTCATCTATAGTGAACTACAAATAGACCCTCACCAGATTAAGAATACATCAAAATAATGTTCTAAgtattttattttcacaaaaagtACTACTAATTTCATAATTACTTTATATGACAATATAAATCAGTTTTCAGTAAAAAAACACTTCCAAAAAATTTTAATGTTTGATTTTTGTGAGCAGATTGCAGATCTGCTGTTGTCGGATAtaagtattaggg
The sequence above is drawn from the Miscanthus floridulus cultivar M001 chromosome 15, ASM1932011v1, whole genome shotgun sequence genome and encodes:
- the LOC136508814 gene encoding probable histone H2AXb; this encodes MSSGGGRGKPKGTKAVTRSTKAGLQFPVGRIARYLKTGKYAERVGGGAPVYLSAVLEYLAAEVLELAGNAARDNKKNRIVPRHIQLAVRNDEELSKLLGAVTIAAGGVLPNIHQTLLPKKAGGKGKADIGSASQEF